The DNA segment GGTGAAGCGATGCGTGTTGCTGACGACAAAGTCAATTCAGAAATGGGAAAGATCACCGGCGGTTTGAATATTCCGGGACTGTAATATGGCGCGGCGTGCACAATCGATTGATGCGCTGATTGCAGCGTTGAATCATTTGCCGGGCATTGGCACCAAGACGGCACAGCGTCTTGCTTATCATATCATCGATATGGATGAGGGGGATGTGGCACATTTGGCGAGCACCATTGTGGACGCCAAACACACCGTTAAAAAATGCCGCGTGTGTCAAAATTTTACCGATGAGGAGCTTTGTGATATTTGCCGGGATCCTACTCGAGATCGAAGCACAATTTGTGTGGTGGAATTCCCCAAAGATGTGGAAGCCCTCGAGCGCTCTCACGGCTATCATGGTCTTTATCACGTGCTCCATGGCGTCATTTCGCCATCGAAGGGCAAGAGTGCCGAGGATATTTCCATTGACGAGCTTTTTGAACGCCTGAGGACGGAGGATATTCGTGAGATTATTCTCGCCACGAATCCCACAGGGGATGGCGAGACGACAGCGCTATACCTCTCCGGACTCTTAAAAAACTTTGATCTTCAAGTGAGCCGTATAGGCTACGGTTTGCCTGTGGGCGGCGATCTGGAGTTCTATGATGAAGTCACTATTTCCACAGCTCTTGAAAATCGACGTATACTCAAATAAGTCAGGCTCAAGTCTGGCTTTTTTTACGTGGTCTTTACTAATCGTATAAGTTGGGTACTAATACACTATAAATTAGAAATGGAGGGAAGAAATGCCAAATAATTCTTCCGAAAATAAAAACAAGAAAGGACAGGGACCGCTTCCAGGACCAAATAATATCTATTATATTCTGGCCATTCTGGCAGTCCTTCTCGTGCCTTTTATCACGCGCATGATCAACCCTAAGGACGAGTCCGTAGCGACCCTATCCTACGATCAACTGGTAGAGAAAGTGAATCAACAGGAGGTCAAGGAGGTCAGCGTTCAGGATAAGAAATACACGTTCACTTTAAAGTCTGACGACGATCAAACGTATGTGACCAACCGTATGGAAAATGATGAAGGCTTGATTAATTCCATGATTGAACGGGGCGTGAAAGTGAATCGGGATTTTCCTATTGAAATTCCACCAGTACTGAGTATGCTCTTGTCTTTCCTTTACACCTTCCTCATGCTGGGACTGTTATACTTCATCTTTGCCAAATTTGTCATGAAAAAATTTGGCGGCGGTGTCGGGCCGATGAGCTTCGGCAAGTCCAATGCCAAAATTTATCAGGAGTCTACTGACGGCATCACATTCCAAAATGTGGCTGGCCAAGATGAAGCAAAAGAAGCGCTCACCGAAATTGTTGATTTTCTCCATCAGCCGAAGAAGTACACGCAAATCGGTGCAAGGCTTCCGAAAGGCGCTTTGCTCGTCGGCCCTCCGGGAACAGGGAAAACTCTCCTTGCCAAAGCCGTTGCAGGGGAGGCCAAAGTGCCGTTTTTCTCCATCAGCGGATCAGAGTTTGTGGAGATGTTTGTCGGTCTTGGTGCGGCTAAAGTTCGTGATCTGTTTAAACAGGCTCATGAAAAAGCGCCATGTATCATCTTTATTGATGAGATTGATACCATCGGTAAAAAACGTGATGGGGCAGGCTTTGGAGGCAACGATGAACGTGAACAAACTTTAAACCAGCTCCTTTCTGAAATGGACGGGTTTGAAGGTAATGACGGCGTCGTTATCTTGGCTGCGACCAACCGTCCTGAATCCTTGGACCCGGCACTGCTTCGTCCGGGGCGTTTCGACCGACGGGTGCCGGTGGAACTGCCGGATCTTGCAGGACGGGAAGCCATTTTAAAAGTTCATGCCAAAGACATTAAAAAGGAACCGGAGATTGACTTTAATCAAATTGCACGTGCCACTGCCGGTGCAAGCGGTGCGGATCTTGCCAATATGATCAATGAAGGTGCGCTAAGAGCCGTGCGGGAAGGCCGCCACGTGATGAGTCAGCGGGATGTGGAAGAGTCGGTGGAAGTTGTTCTCGCCGGTTATGAGCGAAAGAATGCTGTAATTTCACCACGAGAAAAAGAAATCATCGCCTATCACGAAGTGGGTCATGCCCTTGTGGCGGCGAAGCAGGCAGGTTCTGCACCGGTGCACAAGATTACCATCGTACCTCGCACT comes from the Peptoniphilus equinus genome and includes:
- the recR gene encoding recombination mediator RecR, producing MARRAQSIDALIAALNHLPGIGTKTAQRLAYHIIDMDEGDVAHLASTIVDAKHTVKKCRVCQNFTDEELCDICRDPTRDRSTICVVEFPKDVEALERSHGYHGLYHVLHGVISPSKGKSAEDISIDELFERLRTEDIREIILATNPTGDGETTALYLSGLLKNFDLQVSRIGYGLPVGGDLEFYDEVTISTALENRRILK
- the ftsH gene encoding ATP-dependent zinc metalloprotease FtsH, which produces MPNNSSENKNKKGQGPLPGPNNIYYILAILAVLLVPFITRMINPKDESVATLSYDQLVEKVNQQEVKEVSVQDKKYTFTLKSDDDQTYVTNRMENDEGLINSMIERGVKVNRDFPIEIPPVLSMLLSFLYTFLMLGLLYFIFAKFVMKKFGGGVGPMSFGKSNAKIYQESTDGITFQNVAGQDEAKEALTEIVDFLHQPKKYTQIGARLPKGALLVGPPGTGKTLLAKAVAGEAKVPFFSISGSEFVEMFVGLGAAKVRDLFKQAHEKAPCIIFIDEIDTIGKKRDGAGFGGNDEREQTLNQLLSEMDGFEGNDGVVILAATNRPESLDPALLRPGRFDRRVPVELPDLAGREAILKVHAKDIKKEPEIDFNQIARATAGASGADLANMINEGALRAVREGRHVMSQRDVEESVEVVLAGYERKNAVISPREKEIIAYHEVGHALVAAKQAGSAPVHKITIVPRTSGALGYTMQVDEEEKFLMSKEDLFNQIVTLTGGRSAEELIFNSRTTGASNDIEKATRIAKAMITRFGMSDEFGFVAMEQQTNKYLGGDSSISISETKQSEVDDAVYALIEKAHETAINILKDNIDVLHNIARYLLKEETITGEQFMDILNRHDCVSTDQAALYTDDADVADTASESTDRAPHTGDFSEDRATQIIDINDTNDGGNHDSSQS